The window GCACTCGCACGGCTGCGCGAAACCACGGGCGATCCGCTGCTGGTGCGCGCCGGCCGCGGCCTGGTGCCCACGCCGCGCGCCGTGGCCTTGCGCGAACAGGTGCACTTGCTGGTGCAATCCGGCGAGGCGGTGTTACGGCCCGCGAACCAGCTCAAGCTCGCGCAACTGTCGCGCACCTTCACGCTGCGCACCAGCGATGGCTTCGTGGAGAACTTCGGGCCGGCCCTGCTCGCGCGCATCGGCAAGGAAGCGCCCGGCGTGCGCCTGCATTTCGTGCAGAAATCCGACAAGGACAGCGCGCCTTTGCGCGATGGCCTTGTCGACCTGGAAACCGGGGTGGTCGGCAAGGGTGCCGCGCCCGAGCTGCGCCTGCAGGCCCTGTTCCGCGACCGCTTCATCGGCGTGGTTCGTGCGGGCCACCCGCTCGTCGAAGGCGAGCTCACGCCCGCGCGTTATGCGGCCGGGCGGCACATCGGGATCACGCGGCGTGGATTGGACAAGGGGCCGGTCGATCAAGCCCTGCTGCCGCTGGGCCTGGCACGCGACGTCGTCACGCTCGTCGGCGGCTTCGCCACCGCGCTGGCACTCGTGCGCGCCTCCGATCTCGTCGCCAGCGTGCCAGAGAGGCACACCGGCAGCCTGCGCACCGGCCTGCACAGTTTTGCCCTGCCCTTCGACATGCCGGAAATCACCGTATCGATGCTGTGGCACCCGCGGCTGGACGCCGATCCCGCGCATCGATGGCTGCGCGGCTGCGTGCGCGAGGCCTGCGCGGCAGACGCACCAGCCACGCAGTCGGTGTGAAAGACCTCGTCAGTGGTGATGCCCGTGCTCGCCATGCACGTGACGGTGCGTGATCTCTTCCGCCGAGGCTTCGCGCACGTCCGTCACGGTCAATGAGAACTTCAACGCCTGGCCGGCATAAGGATGGTTGGCGTCGAGCAGCACCACCGGGCCCTTGATCTTGACCACGCGGAACGCGCGTTCCTGGCCGTCGTCGCCGGTGCCGCGCAGCGTCCCGCCGACCTTGACACCGGCGGGGAACTGGCTGCGCGGAATGGTGGTGGTCAGGCTTTCGTCGCGTTGGCCGAAGGCGTCGGCGGGCTGCAGCAGCACCGTGGTCGAGAAGCCCGGCTCCTGGCCGTCGAGCGCCGCTTCGATCTTGGGGAAGGTGTTGTCGTAGCCACCGTGCAGGTAGACCATCGGCGCCTTGCTTTCCTCGACGAGTTGGCCCTGGGCATTGGCCACCTTGTAGCGCAAGGTGACGACGGTGTCTTTGGTGATTTTCATGTTGAGGTTCGGTTTTCTCCGGCGCCACCGCCGGGCTGGGCGCGATTGTCGCCCAGCTTGCGCATCACACCGGGAGGGCGGGCGCGGCCTCGGGCCGCTCCTCGCGCCCGCCCGGGTGCCGCGCGAACCGCGCCGGGTCGCGGCCGTGCACCGGGGCGGCCTCGTCGAAGGACCAGCCGCCGAACTGCGTGCGGCGGTAATCGGCCATGGTCTGCGCGATCTCGGCCTGGGTGTTCATGACGAACGGGCCGTACTGCGCCACCGGCTCGGCGATCGGCCGCCCCTGCAGCATCAGGAACTCGGCGACTTCGGCACCGGTGTTGACGATGCCGACGTCCACCTGCGCGCGAACCTCGATGGCGGCATGCCGGTCCACGGCTTCACCGGCAACGCTGACCGCATCTCCCTTGAAGAAATACAGGTTGCGGCGCGTGGCCTCGCCCGCGGCGGCGGGCAGCGTCCAGCGTGCGCCGGGCTCGAGGCGCAGCGTCCAGATGGCGACGTCGGATTCGGCCTGCGCGGCCCAGGAATCGGGCGGCGGCGCGAGCGGCTGCACCGCCTCGACCGAAGCCTGCAGCCGCCCGGCGATGACCGCCACCTCGGTGCGCCGACCGGCGGCGTCCACGGCGACATGGCGCGGGATGTCGTGCGACCAGAACATGGTGAAGTGCGGGTCGGCCATCTTGTTGCGCGCGGGCAGGTTCAGCCAGATCTGGAACAGCTCCAGCGGGTTCGGCGCCGTCTGGTCGAGCAACGGGAACATCTCGGAATGGACCACGCCCCGGCCGGCGGTGAGCCACTGCACATCGCCCTGGCCGAATCGCGCCGTCGCACCCAGCGAATCGGCGTGGTCGATCAGCCCCTTGCGCACGATGGTCACGGTTTCGAAGCCGCGGTGCGGATGCGGCGGGAAGCCCGGCACCTGTTCGCCGTGGTACATGCTCCAACCGTCCTTGCGGCTGAAGTCCTGGCCGATGTCGCGCCCGGCGAGCGAGGCGGCCGGGCCCAGCTCGGCATTGGCCACGGGATAGGCGTCGTCGTGGTAGGCGCAGAACAGGAAGGGGTCGATCGTGGCCCACGGGAAACCGAGGGCTTTGATCTGAAGAATGGCTGGGTTCGCTGGGTTGGACATGGTTTGGCTTTCTGTGCGTGGGGCCGGCAAGCTGGCACCGGCGGCATGAGCCAAGCATATCGGGGTGAAAGCCCGTCGATCAAGCGACCGCGGCACGGCGCCGGCGGGACGGTGCGTCTCGCCAGCGTGGCCAATGCGGCCACTTCACACGGCAGGCGCTGGCTCGACCATCACCATCCACATGACGCCGAAGCGGTCGACCAGCATGCCGAAGCTTTCGGAAAAGAAGGTCTTCGCCAGCGGCATCTCGACACGGCCGCCCTCGGACAGCGCGTTGAAGAACTTCTCCGCCTCGGCCGGGTCCCGGGTCGGCAGCGACAGTGCAAAGCCCTGGAAATTGGACTGGCCCGAGCAGCGCCCGTCGGAGGCCATCACCATGCCCTCGCCGATGCGCAGGTTGGCATGCATCACCTTGTGGGCCGAGCCCGGCGGGCAGCTCGCGGGATCGGGGCTTTCGGTGTAGCGCAACAGCATGGTGATCTCGGCGCCGACCGCCTGGGTGTAGAACTGCAGCGCCTCTTCGGTGCGACCTTCGAAGAACAGATAGGGTTGGACAGGCATGGTGCTCCTCCTTGGGGCCTGGATGGATGGGATGCCGATGATGCGTCGGTTGCGGTGCCCCGTTGTGACCGGATGTGACGGACGTTGCCGCCGGTCGGCCACGCGGGCGTGAGGGCGTGCAGGGAACTGGTCCTACAGACAGGCCCGGCCAGGGCGGTTAGCGTGCACTTTTGGCACGGCGGCGGTCCCGCCGCCGATGCAGCATTTGATCTTCGGGAGATTTTGTGCCGATCCATGACCGCGATCCTCGCGCCTCCAGCCAGCCCAGCCTGTCGCGCCCCGCCTCTTCGCCAGGCAGCCTGCGCCAGGGTACGTCGCGTCCTTCGCGGCCCGTGCCCATCCAGCGCATCGCCAAGCCGCCGCGCAAATCACGCGCACCGGTCGGGTTCGGCGTGCTGCTGGTCGCCATCGGCATCGGCCTTGGGGCGGCCGGTGCGTGGTTGCTCGCGTTGGGCGGCTCCTGGTACTACGTGCTCGCCGCGCTGGGCTTCGTGGCCAGCGGCGTGCTGCTGGCCCAGCGCCGGCGTACGGCCCTGTGGATCTACGCGCTGTTGGTCACACTCACGCTGGCATGGTCGCTGTGGGAGTCCGGGCTCGACTGGTGGCCGCTGGCTGCGCGCAACGACGTGCTGTTCGTGCTCGGCCTGCTGCTGCTCACGCCCTGGGTGACACGCCCGCTGGCCCAGGAAAGACTCGGCATGGGCGGCGGGCGGGGCGCGCTCGGCGCGGCATTGGGCCTGTGTGCGGTGGTATCGGTCGCCTCCTGGTTTCATGACGCCCACGAGGTGACCGGCACCTTGCCGGCGCCGATCGCCTCGGCGCCCGGCGCAGCCACCGCAGGCGCCTCGGAACCCGCCGGGGAATGGCGCGCCTATGGCGGCGCGCCCGGTGGCCAGCGTTATGCGGCGATTTCGCAGATCACACCGCAGAACGTCGACCAGTTGCGGCCCGCGTGGCAATACCGCACCGGCGACATGCGCGGCCGGCCGGGCGATCCGGTGGAGACGACCTTCCAGGTCACGCCGCTGAAGATCGGCAACAGCCTGTTCCTCTGCACGCCGCATCAGTCGGTGATTGCGCTGAACGCCACCACCGGCGCCGAACTCTGGCGCTACGACCCTCAGATCCAGAGCCCGCTGGCGCTGCAGCATCTCACCTGCCGTGGCCTGTCGTACCAGGCCGCGCCATCGGCACCATCCATCGCCGTCCAGCCGACCGCCCCTGCACCGGCGCGCCTGGCGGTCTCCAACCAGGCCACGCTGCCCGAAGCCGCCTCCACCGCACGCAGCACCGCGAGTTGCCCGGCCAAGCTGTTCATGCCGACGGCGGACGGCCGCGTGATCGCGCTCAACCCCGACACCGGCGCGGTGTGCAGCAACTTCGGCGGCGGCCGCGGCCAGATCGACCTGTGGGCGCACATGCCCAACCTCAAGCCCGGCGCCTACTACTCGACGTCTCCGGTGGTGGTGACGGCGAAGCTCATCATCGTCGGCGGCACGGTACTCGACAACGTGTCGACCACCGAGCAGTCGGGCGTGATCCGTGCCTACGACATCGAGACCGGCGCACTGGTGTGGAACTGGGATTCGGGCAACCCCGACGCCACCGAACCCATCGCGCCGGGCCAGCGCTACACGCCGAACTCGCCCAACAGCTGGTCGATCTCGAGTGTGGACGAGGCGCTCGGCCTGGTCTACGTGCCGCTGGGCAACCAGCCGCCCGACCAGTGGGGCGGCGACCGCAGTGCCTCGGTGGAGAAATTCTCCAGCGCGATCGTGGCGCTCGACCTGGCCACCGGCAAGGTGCGCTGGCACTTCCAGACCGTGCACCACGACCTGTGGGACTACGACGTGCCGGCCCAGCCGAGCCTCGTGGACCTGAACGTCAACGGGACGATGGTGCCCGCACTCGTGCAACCGACCAAGCAGGGCGAACTGTTCGTGCTCGACCGCCGCACCGGTGCGCCGGTGCTGCCCGTGGCCGAACACCCTGCACCCCAAGGCGCGGCCGCGGGCGACAGGAGCGCGCCGACCCAGCCGCGTTCCACGCTGTCGTTCGACCCGCCGCCGCTGACCGGCGCCGCCATGTGGGGCGCCACGATGTTCGACCAGCTGGCCTGCCGCATCGCATTCCACCGGCTGCGCTACGACGGCCGCTTCACGCCGCCCTCGACCCAGGGCTCGCTGATCTACCCGGGCAACTTCGGCGTGTTCAACTGGGGCGGTGTGGCCATCGATCCGCAACGCCAGATGGTGTTCGCCACGCCCACCTACCTGGCGTTCACCTCGCGGCTCGTGCCGCGGCCCGACGCGAAGAAGCTGATGGTGCAGTCGCCCGGCGATCCCAAGGGCGACCTGCCCGCGCTCAACGAGAATTTCGGCGCACCCTTCGCCGTGAAGCTGGCGCCGTTCCTGTCGCCGCTCGGTGTGCCCTGCCAGCAGCCGCCCTGGGGCTACGTGGCCGGTGCCGACCTGCGCACGGGCCAGGTCGCGTGGATGCACAGGAACGGCACGGTGCGCGACCAGGCGCCGCTGCCCCTGCCTTTCAGGATGGGCGTGCCCAACCTCGGCGGGCCGGTGGTCACGGCCGGCGGCGTGGCGTTCCTGTCGGGCACGATCGACTACTACGTGCGCGCCTACGACGTGAGCACGGGCCAGCAGCTGTGGCAGAGCCGATTGCCCGCAGGCGGGCAGGCGACACCGATGAGCTATCTGGGAGCAGACGGACGCCAGTATGTGCTGGTGGTGGCCGGCGGCCATGGCTCGCTCGGCACGAAGGCCGGGGACTATGTGATCGCCTACGCGCTGCCGAAGTGATCGGGCACGGCCCAGCCAGGCCCGGCAGCCGTCAGTCCAGCGTGCCTTGGCAGAGGTACTTGGTGTGCATGTACTCGTCGATGCCGTGCACCGAGCCTTCGCGCCCGTAGCCCGAATCCTTCACGCCGCCGAATGGTGCGGCTTCGGCCGCCAGGGCACCTTCGTTGATGCCGACTATGCCGCATTCGAGCGCATCGGCCAGCCGCCAGATGCGGCGCACGTCGTTCGAGTAGAAATACGCGGCCAGCCCGAAAGGCGTGGCGTTCGCGGCCGCGACGACTTCGGCCTCGGTCTCGAAGCGGGTGATGGGTGCCACCGGGCCGAAGGTCTCCTCGCAGGAGCAGGCCATGCTGGCCGTGGCATCGACCAGTACCGTCGGTGCGAAGTAGTTCGCCCCCAGCGCGGGCAGGCGAAGACCGCCGGCCACCACGCGGGCACCGCCGGCCACTGCGTCCTGCACGTGGCGCTCGATTTTCTCGATGGCGCGGGCGTTGATCATCGGGCCGATCTGCGAGGCCGGATCGGTGGCCGGGCCGACCACCAGCGCGGCCACGCGCGCGGCCAGCTTTTCCACGAAAGCACCATGCACGCCGGCCTGCACGTAGATGCGGTTCGGGCAGACGCAGGTCTGCCCCCCGTTCCTGAACTTGGACACCATCAGGCCTTCGACCGCCGCGTCCACGTCGGCATCGTCGAACACGATGAAGGGCGCGTTGCCGCCGAGTTCGAGCGAGAGCTTCTTCAGCGTGTCGGCCGAACGTCGGGCCAGGTGTTTGCCCACCGGCGTGGACCCCGTGAAGGTGATCTTGCGCACGCGTGGATCGTCGAGCCACACATCCACCACTTCGGGCGTGCGCTCGCGTGAGGCCGTGACGATGTTGAGCACGCCCGGGGGCACGCCGGCCTCCTGTGCCAGCTTGACCAGCGCCAGAGAGGTCAGCGGCGTGTCTTCCGCAGGCTTGCAGACCACGGTACAGCCGGCGGCCAGTGCCGGCGCGATCTTGCGCGCGATCATGGCGGCCGGGAAATTCCAGGGCGTGATGGCGGCGATCACGCCCACCGGTTCCTTCAGGGCGAACATGCGCCGACCCGGCACCGGCGCGGGAATGATGTCGCCACCGGCGCGCGTGGCCTCCTCGGCGAACCATTCCACGTAGCTGGCGGCGTAGAGCACTTCGCCCTTGCCTTCGGCCAGCGGCTTGCCTTGCTCGCGCGAGATCAGCCGCCCCAGGTCTTCCTGGTGCGCGACGATCAGGTCGTTCCAGCGCTTGATGATCTGGGCGCGCTGCTTGGCCGGCACCTTGCGCCAGCCGGCGAAGGCGGCATGGGCCGCATCCACCGCGGCGCGGGCGTCGGCGGCCGTGCCGTTGGGCACGCTGGCGAAGACGAGGTTGTTGGCGGGGTCGCTCACGTCCAGGCGGCGGGCGTCGCTGGCCTCGCACCATTCGCCACCGATGAAATGGCGGCCGGGCAGGAGGTCTTGGCGTTGAAGAGAAAGTGGCATGGTCGGTTCTGTTTCAGGCTGCGGCAACGAGTTTGGCAATGGCCGCGCCGACTTCGGTGGTCGAGGCCGTGCCGCCGAGGTCGGGCGTGCGCGGGCCTTCGCGCAGCACGTCTTCGATGGCCCGCACGATGGCGTCGTGCGCGGCGCGGCCCAGGCCTTCGCCGCGGGTCATGAAGTCGAGCATGAGCGCACCGGACCAGATCATGGCGATCGGATTGGCGATGTTCTTGCCGTAGATATCGGGTGCCGAGCCGTGCACAGGCTCGAACAGCGAGGGAAAGCAGCGCTCGGGGTTGAGGTTGGCCGATGGCGCCAGGCCGATCGTGCCGGTGGTGGCCGGGCCCAGGTCGGACAGGATGTCGCCGAACAGGTTCGTGGCGGCCACCACGTCGAAGCGCGTGGGCTGCAACACGAAGCGCGCGGTGAGGATGTCGATGTGCTGCTTGTCCAGCGCCACGTCCGGGTAGTCCTTGGCCACGGCTTCGGCGCGCTGGTCCCACCAGGGCATGCTGATGGCGATACCATTGGACTTGGTGGCCAGCGTGACGTGCTTGCGCGGCCGGCTCTGGGCCAGGTCAAAGGCGAAACGTAGCAGGCGGTCGGTGCCGCGGCGCGAATACACCGACTCCTGGATCACGATCTCGCGCTCGGTGCCCTCGTACATGATGCCGCCGAGCGAGGTGTATTCGCCCTCCGTGTTCTCGCGCACCACGTAGTAGTCGATGTCGCCGGGCTTGCGGCCGGCCAGCGGGCAAGGCACGCCTTCGAACAGGCGCACGGGGCGCAGGTTGATGTACTGGTCGAACTCGCGGCGAAACTTCAGCAGCGAACCCCAGAGCGACACGTGGTCGGGCACGGTGGCCGGCCAGCCCACCGCGCCGAAGTAGATCGCGTCGACACCCTTGAGCTGTTCCTTCCAGTCGTCGGGCATCATCTGGCCGTGGGCCAGGTAGTAGTCGCAGCTGGCCCAGTCCATGGTGCGGCATTCGAGTTCGAAGCCGAAGCGCTCCGCCGCGGCCTGCACCACGCGCAGGCCCTCGGGCAGCACTTCCTTGCCAATGCCGTCGCCGGCGATCAATGCGATGCGGAATGTAGGTGTCATGTCTGTGGTTCCAGTGGAGTGGTGTGCCGGGCGCTGTCCATTTCGTCGAGCCAGCCGCAGCGGAGTTCGGGCACCGAACGTGCCAGCAGTTCGTAATAGGGATGGTGCGGGCCGCGGTCGTAGTCGGCCCGCGCCACCTGGGCCAGCTTGCGGCCGTGCTGCATCACCACGATCTCGTCGCACACGGCGCGCACGGTGTGCAGGTCGTGGCTGATGAACAGGTAGGACACGCCGAGCTCGCGCCGCAATTCGGCGATCAGGTCGAGCACGGCCGCGCCGACCACGGTGTCCAGTGCCGAGGTGACCTCGTCGCACAGGATCAGGTCGGGCTCCGCAGCCAGCGCGCGCGCCAGGTTCACGCGCTGCTTCTGTCCGCCCGACAGGCCGCCGGGCAGGCGCCCGGCCACGGTGGCGGGCAGCTTCACCAGGTCCAGCAGTTGCCGAATGCGGCGCTGCAGCGGCTCGCCGCGCAGGCCCTTGTAGAACACCAGGGGCCGCGCCAGGATGGACTCGATGGTCTGCGACGGATTCAGCGCCGTGTCCGCCATCTGGAACACGATCTGGATCTGACGCAGCTCTTCCTTGCTGCGCTGCGCCAGTTGCGGCTTCAGTTCGCGGTTGTTGAACAGGATCGTGCCGTGGCAGGGCTTGATCAACCCGGCCACCGCGCGGGCCAGCGTGGTCTTGCCCGACCCCGATTCGCCGATCACCCCGATGGCCTGCCCCCGGTACAACCGGAGGTCGATGTTCTCCAGCACCATCTTGGCCGGTTGGCCCTTGGCATCGACCGGGCCGTAGCCGGCACTGAGGTCGTGGATGTCGAGCAGCAACTGGCTGTCGCGCACGGTGGGCGGCGACACCCGCGGCACGGGACGTGCTGCGGCCAGCAGGCTCTTGGTGTAGTCGTCGCTTGGTGCGGCCAGGATCTGCGGCGTGGGATTGATCTCCCGCATCTGGCCGCCGCGCAGCACCAGGATGTGGTCGGCCATCTGGGCCACCACGGCAAGGTCGTGGCTCACGTAGACGGCCGTGGCGCGGCGTTCGCGCACCACGCGGCGGAAGGCGCGCAACACCTCGATCTGCGTCGTCACGTCGAGCGCGGTGGTGGGCTCGTCGAGGATCACCAGGTCGGGGTCGGCAATCAAGGCCATCGCCGCCATCAGCCGCTGCAACTGGCCGCCGGAGACCTGGTGCGGATAGCGCGAGCCGATGGTTTCCGGTTCGGGTAGCGCCAGTTCGCGGAACAGGTCCACCGCCTTGGCCTCGGCCTCGGCACGCGTCATCAACCGGTGGATGGCCGCCGGCTCGACCACCTGGTCCATGATGGTCCGCGATGGGTTGAACGAAGCCGCCGCACTCTGCGCGATGTAGGCCACCTTGCGCCCGCGCAGCGCACGCTGCTGCACGGATGAGAGGTTCAACACGTCGACCTCTCCGATGCGCACGCTGCCCGCGGTGATGCGGCAGCCGTCGCGCGCATAACCCATCAGCGCCAGCGCGGTGGTGGTCTTTCCCGAGCCGGATTCGCCGATCAGCGCCAGCACCTCGCCGGGTGCAATGGAAAAGCTCAGGTCATCGACCAGGGTCTGCCCGCCGGCCTGGATGCGCAGGCCTTGAACCACGACGGAAGCGCCCATCAGCGTGCTCCCTTTTCCCGCGCGGCGCGGCCGGGCAGGTTGTCGATGACGAGGTTGACGGCAATGGTCAGGCTGGCAATCGCCAGCGACGGCACGATCACCGAGGCACCCGCCTCGGGCAAAGCACCGATGTTCTCGCGCACCAGCGAACCCCAGTCGGCCGCCGGCGGCTGGATGCCGAGGCCGAGGAAGCTCAGGCCGGCCAGCAGCAGCACCACGTAGACAAAGCGCAGCCCGAGGTCGGACAGCATCGGGCCGAGGATGTTGGGCAGGATTTCGCGCAGCATGATGTAGAGCGTGCCCTCGCCACGCGTGCGGGCCACGGTCACGTAGTCCAGCGCGTTGATGTTCACCGCCAGCGAGCGCGCGATGCGGAAGGCGCCGGGCACGTAGATCACGGCCGCGGTGGCCACCAGCATCGCCACCGAAGAGCCGAAGCCGGCCACCATGATCAGCGCGAACATCTTGCTCGGAATCGCCGTGAGCG of the Rhodoferax koreense genome contains:
- a CDS encoding LysR family transcriptional regulator, with the translated sequence MSLPDLNLLVTLDVLLAECSVAGAARRLRLSPSAMSRALARLRETTGDPLLVRAGRGLVPTPRAVALREQVHLLVQSGEAVLRPANQLKLAQLSRTFTLRTSDGFVENFGPALLARIGKEAPGVRLHFVQKSDKDSAPLRDGLVDLETGVVGKGAAPELRLQALFRDRFIGVVRAGHPLVEGELTPARYAAGRHIGITRRGLDKGPVDQALLPLGLARDVVTLVGGFATALALVRASDLVASVPERHTGSLRTGLHSFALPFDMPEITVSMLWHPRLDADPAHRWLRGCVREACAADAPATQSV
- a CDS encoding FKBP-type peptidyl-prolyl cis-trans isomerase, whose translation is MKITKDTVVTLRYKVANAQGQLVEESKAPMVYLHGGYDNTFPKIEAALDGQEPGFSTTVLLQPADAFGQRDESLTTTIPRSQFPAGVKVGGTLRGTGDDGQERAFRVVKIKGPVVLLDANHPYAGQALKFSLTVTDVREASAEEITHRHVHGEHGHHH
- a CDS encoding pirin family protein is translated as MSNPANPAILQIKALGFPWATIDPFLFCAYHDDAYPVANAELGPAASLAGRDIGQDFSRKDGWSMYHGEQVPGFPPHPHRGFETVTIVRKGLIDHADSLGATARFGQGDVQWLTAGRGVVHSEMFPLLDQTAPNPLELFQIWLNLPARNKMADPHFTMFWSHDIPRHVAVDAAGRRTEVAVIAGRLQASVEAVQPLAPPPDSWAAQAESDVAIWTLRLEPGARWTLPAAAGEATRRNLYFFKGDAVSVAGEAVDRHAAIEVRAQVDVGIVNTGAEVAEFLMLQGRPIAEPVAQYGPFVMNTQAEIAQTMADYRRTQFGGWSFDEAAPVHGRDPARFARHPGGREERPEAAPALPV
- a CDS encoding VOC family protein, with translation MPVQPYLFFEGRTEEALQFYTQAVGAEITMLLRYTESPDPASCPPGSAHKVMHANLRIGEGMVMASDGRCSGQSNFQGFALSLPTRDPAEAEKFFNALSEGGRVEMPLAKTFFSESFGMLVDRFGVMWMVMVEPAPAV
- a CDS encoding glucose/quinate/shikimate family membrane-bound PQQ-dependent dehydrogenase, giving the protein MLLVAIGIGLGAAGAWLLALGGSWYYVLAALGFVASGVLLAQRRRTALWIYALLVTLTLAWSLWESGLDWWPLAARNDVLFVLGLLLLTPWVTRPLAQERLGMGGGRGALGAALGLCAVVSVASWFHDAHEVTGTLPAPIASAPGAATAGASEPAGEWRAYGGAPGGQRYAAISQITPQNVDQLRPAWQYRTGDMRGRPGDPVETTFQVTPLKIGNSLFLCTPHQSVIALNATTGAELWRYDPQIQSPLALQHLTCRGLSYQAAPSAPSIAVQPTAPAPARLAVSNQATLPEAASTARSTASCPAKLFMPTADGRVIALNPDTGAVCSNFGGGRGQIDLWAHMPNLKPGAYYSTSPVVVTAKLIIVGGTVLDNVSTTEQSGVIRAYDIETGALVWNWDSGNPDATEPIAPGQRYTPNSPNSWSISSVDEALGLVYVPLGNQPPDQWGGDRSASVEKFSSAIVALDLATGKVRWHFQTVHHDLWDYDVPAQPSLVDLNVNGTMVPALVQPTKQGELFVLDRRTGAPVLPVAEHPAPQGAAAGDRSAPTQPRSTLSFDPPPLTGAAMWGATMFDQLACRIAFHRLRYDGRFTPPSTQGSLIYPGNFGVFNWGGVAIDPQRQMVFATPTYLAFTSRLVPRPDAKKLMVQSPGDPKGDLPALNENFGAPFAVKLAPFLSPLGVPCQQPPWGYVAGADLRTGQVAWMHRNGTVRDQAPLPLPFRMGVPNLGGPVVTAGGVAFLSGTIDYYVRAYDVSTGQQLWQSRLPAGGQATPMSYLGADGRQYVLVVAGGHGSLGTKAGDYVIAYALPK
- a CDS encoding NAD-dependent succinate-semialdehyde dehydrogenase, whose product is MPLSLQRQDLLPGRHFIGGEWCEASDARRLDVSDPANNLVFASVPNGTAADARAAVDAAHAAFAGWRKVPAKQRAQIIKRWNDLIVAHQEDLGRLISREQGKPLAEGKGEVLYAASYVEWFAEEATRAGGDIIPAPVPGRRMFALKEPVGVIAAITPWNFPAAMIARKIAPALAAGCTVVCKPAEDTPLTSLALVKLAQEAGVPPGVLNIVTASRERTPEVVDVWLDDPRVRKITFTGSTPVGKHLARRSADTLKKLSLELGGNAPFIVFDDADVDAAVEGLMVSKFRNGGQTCVCPNRIYVQAGVHGAFVEKLAARVAALVVGPATDPASQIGPMINARAIEKIERHVQDAVAGGARVVAGGLRLPALGANYFAPTVLVDATASMACSCEETFGPVAPITRFETEAEVVAAANATPFGLAAYFYSNDVRRIWRLADALECGIVGINEGALAAEAAPFGGVKDSGYGREGSVHGIDEYMHTKYLCQGTLD
- a CDS encoding tartrate dehydrogenase, yielding MTPTFRIALIAGDGIGKEVLPEGLRVVQAAAERFGFELECRTMDWASCDYYLAHGQMMPDDWKEQLKGVDAIYFGAVGWPATVPDHVSLWGSLLKFRREFDQYINLRPVRLFEGVPCPLAGRKPGDIDYYVVRENTEGEYTSLGGIMYEGTEREIVIQESVYSRRGTDRLLRFAFDLAQSRPRKHVTLATKSNGIAISMPWWDQRAEAVAKDYPDVALDKQHIDILTARFVLQPTRFDVVAATNLFGDILSDLGPATTGTIGLAPSANLNPERCFPSLFEPVHGSAPDIYGKNIANPIAMIWSGALMLDFMTRGEGLGRAAHDAIVRAIEDVLREGPRTPDLGGTASTTEVGAAIAKLVAAA
- a CDS encoding ABC transporter ATP-binding protein — protein: MGASVVVQGLRIQAGGQTLVDDLSFSIAPGEVLALIGESGSGKTTTALALMGYARDGCRITAGSVRIGEVDVLNLSSVQQRALRGRKVAYIAQSAAASFNPSRTIMDQVVEPAAIHRLMTRAEAEAKAVDLFRELALPEPETIGSRYPHQVSGGQLQRLMAAMALIADPDLVILDEPTTALDVTTQIEVLRAFRRVVRERRATAVYVSHDLAVVAQMADHILVLRGGQMREINPTPQILAAPSDDYTKSLLAAARPVPRVSPPTVRDSQLLLDIHDLSAGYGPVDAKGQPAKMVLENIDLRLYRGQAIGVIGESGSGKTTLARAVAGLIKPCHGTILFNNRELKPQLAQRSKEELRQIQIVFQMADTALNPSQTIESILARPLVFYKGLRGEPLQRRIRQLLDLVKLPATVAGRLPGGLSGGQKQRVNLARALAAEPDLILCDEVTSALDTVVGAAVLDLIAELRRELGVSYLFISHDLHTVRAVCDEIVVMQHGRKLAQVARADYDRGPHHPYYELLARSVPELRCGWLDEMDSARHTTPLEPQT
- a CDS encoding ABC transporter permease — protein: MKNTVQPLDAGTAPAARGRLFRRFSGFGLSGIVGLLLLAFWLLAALLGPAMLSRELAGSAAGEVFGPMSAAHWLGTDYLGRDMLVRVIDGARYTVGVALLATVLASGTGTTLALFAVASSPAVDATLSRLLDTLTAIPSKMFALIMVAGFGSSVAMLVATAAVIYVPGAFRIARSLAVNINALDYVTVARTRGEGTLYIMLREILPNILGPMLSDLGLRFVYVVLLLAGLSFLGLGIQPPAADWGSLVRENIGALPEAGASVIVPSLAIASLTIAVNLVIDNLPGRAAREKGAR